The proteins below come from a single Malus domestica chromosome 03, GDT2T_hap1 genomic window:
- the LOC103436023 gene encoding pentatricopeptide repeat-containing protein At2g22410, mitochondrial, whose product MFKLVGNFWCEVSTSVPNPLQCPLFSLFHTRSLSPHKGKPTSWNTTHTSVRTNPLLSLFETCKSMSQLKQIQSQMILTGLISDGFASSRVIAFCALSESRNLDYCIRVLCNVHNPNAFSWNAAIRGYSESENPREAIVLYKKMLRNGGSRPDNYTYPLLMKVCANLSLSFVGGEVLGHVMQLGLYLDMFVHNAVIHMLVSCRELEAAHKVFDESCVRDLVSWNSLINGYVRCGLACEALRIYRQMEVEGVVPDEVTMIGVVSSCAQLEDLSLGRQLHWLIEENGLSLTIPLTNVLMDMYVKCGNLEVARALFDTMKKKTIVSWTTMIFGYAKYGFLEIACRLLYEIPEKNVVPWNAMISGYVQAKHGKEALALFHEMQARNILPNEITMVGCLSACSQIGALEVGIWIHHYIEKQGLSLNVALGTALVDMYAKCGNITEALKVFRDMPGRNSLTWTAIICGLAHNGHAHDAITYFAEMIKTGLEPDEITFLGVLSACCHGGLVEEGRKYISLMKSKFNLCPKVKHYSCMVDLLGRAGLLQEAEQLINSMPMKADAGVWGALFFACYVHKNVSMGERAATKLLELDPGDGGIYILLGKIYRESHMWEKAEKIQNLMKERGVEKSPGCSSIEVNGIVHEFIVRDKSHPQSKHIYDCLIELTRQMDLYLPNI is encoded by the coding sequence ATGTTTAAGCTTGTTGGTAATTTTTGGTGTGAAGTTTCAACTTCAGTTCCAAATCCCCTACAGTgtcctctcttctctctcttccacaCTCGCTCCCTCTCACCCCACAAAGGCAAACCCACCAGTTGGAACACAACCCACACTTCAGTTCGAACAAACCCACTACTCTCCCTGTTCGAGACATGCAAATCCATGTCCCAGCTGAAGCAAATCCAATCCCAGATGATCCTTACCGGCTTAATCTCCGATGGGTTCGCTTCGAGCCGCGTTATCGCCTTTTGCGCGCTTTCAGAGTCTCGAAATCTTGATTATTGTATCAGGGTTTTATGCAATGTGCATAACCCAAATGCGTTCTCTTGGAATGCGGCCATTAGAGGGTATTCTGAGAGCGAAAATCCGAGGGAAGCGATTGTGTTGTATAAGAAAATGTTGAGGAATGGTGGGTCGAGACCGGATAATTATACTTACCCGTTATTGATGAAAGTTTGTGCTAATTTATCGTTGAGTTTTGTGGGTGGTGAGGTTCTCGGGCATGTGATGCAATTGGGTTTGTATTTGGATATGTTTGTTCACAATGCTGTGATTCATATGCTTGTTTCGTGCAGGGAGTTGGAGGCTGCACATAAGGTGTTTGATGAAAGTTGTGTGAGAGATTTGGTTTCTTGGAATTCTTTGATTAATGGGTATGTCCGATGTGGGTTGGCGTGCGAGGCGTTGAGGATTTATCGGCAAATGGAGGTGGAAGGAGTGGTGCCGGATGAAGTTACAATGATTGGGGTGGTTTCTTCTTGTGCTCAACTTGAAGATTTGAGTCTCGGGAGACAACTTCATTGGTTGATTGAAGAAAATGGACTAAGTTTGACTATTCCTCTTACTAATGTGCTTATGGACATGTATGTGAAGTGTGGGAATCTTGAGGTTGCTCGAGCTTTATTTGACACtatgaaaaagaaaactatTGTCTCATGGACTACAATGATATTTGGATATGCCAAATACGGGTTTCTGGAAATTGCTTGCAGGCTTTTGTATGAGATTCCGGAGAAGAATGTCGTGCCATGGAATGCAATGATTAGCGGCTATGTCCAAGCCAAGCATGGAAAAGAAGCTCTGGCTCTGTTTCATGAAATGCAAGCGAGAAATATACTTCCTAATGAAATAACCATGGTTGGCTGCTTATCCGCATGCTCACAAATTGGAGCACTTGAGGTCGGAATATGGATTCACCATTATATTGAGAAACAGGGTCTTTCGTTAAATGTTGCATTGGGGACTGCCCTTGTTGACATGTATGCTAAATGTGGGAACATCACAGAGGCTCTCAAGGTTTTCCGGGACATGCCAGGAAGAAACTCTCTGACTTGGACAGCTATTATTTGTGGTCTTGCCCATAACGGACATGCACATGATGCCATAACTTACTTTGCAGAGATGATCAAAACGGGATTGGAGCCGGACGAGATCACCTTTCTTGGGGTGTTATCAGCTTGTTGTCATGGAGGTTTGGTTGAAGAAGGTCGTAAGTACATTTCGTTAATGAAATCGAAATTCAATCTTTGCCCCAAAGTTAAGCATTACTCTTGCATGGTGGACCTTCTAGGTAGGGCTGGACTTTTGCAAGAAGCAGAACAGCTTATCAATAGCATGCCAATGAAGGCGGATGCTGGGGTCTGGGGTGCATTGTTCTTTGCTTGTTATGTTCATAAAAACGTTTCGATGGGAGAAAGAGCAGCTACCAAGCTTCTTGAGTTGGACCCTGGTGATGGCGGAATTTATATTTTGCTTGGTAAAATATATAGGGAATCACATATGTGGGAAAAAGCAGAGAAGATACAGAATTTGATGAAGGAGCGAGGAGTAGAGAAGAGTCCTGGTTGTAGCTCAATAGAGGTGAATGGCATTGTTCATGAGTTTATAGTCAGAGATAAATCACACCCTCAGTCTAAACATATATATGATTGTTTGATTGAGTTAACAAGACAAATGGACCTTTATTTGCCAAACATTTAA
- the LOC103436022 gene encoding ADP,ATP carrier protein 1, mitochondrial-like produces the protein MADRRQHPTITEKFSGHELHLSSSHYGVIQRPSINQRRFSYGSYSNAALQYPMNQACRANDPLVASRSLPVCVEAPKEKGFSGFAIDFLMGGVSAAVSKTAAAPIERVKLLIQNQDEMIKAGRLSEPYKGIGDCFSRTMKDEGMVALWRGNTANVIRYFPTQALNFAFKDYFKSLFNFRKDKDGYWKWFAGNLASGGAAGASSLFFVYSLDYARTRLANDSKAAKKGGERQFNGLVDVYKKTLKSDGIAGLYRGFNISCVGIIVYRGLYFGMYDSLKPVILTGKLQDSFFASFGLGWVITNGAGLASYPIDTVRRRMMMTSGEAVKYKSSLDAFSQILKNEGARSLFKGAGANILRAVAGAGVLAGYDKLQVLVFGKKYGSGGA, from the exons ATGGCTGATAGGCGCCAGCACCCAACTATCACGGAAAAGTTTTCTGGTCATGAGCTACATCTGAGTTCCAGCCACTATGGGGTCATCCAGAGGCCTTCTATCAATCAAAGGCGTTTTTCATATGGAAGTTATTCAAATGCAGCATTGCAATATCCCATGAACCAAGCATGTCGAGCTAATGATCCGTTGGTGGCTTCACGTTCCTTGCCTGTCTGTGTCGAAGCCCCGAAGGAGAAAGGATTTTCAGGCTTTGCAATTGATTTTCTAATGGGTGGAGTTTCTGCTGCTGTATCCAAGACTGCTGCTGCTCCAATTGAGCGCGTAAAGCTCTTAATTCAAAATCAGGATGAGATGATCAAGGCTGGCAGGCTCTCTGAACCCTACAAGGGAATTGGAGATTGTTTTAGCCGAACAATGAAAGATGAGGGAATGGTAGCATTGTGGAGAGGAAACACGGCAAATGTCATCCGTTACTTCCCAACTCAG GCCTTAAACTTCGCGTTTAAAGATTACTTCAAGAGCCTGTTCAATTTCAGAAAGGACAAGGATGGCTATTGGAAATGGTTTGCCGGTAACTTGGCATCTGGAGGTGCTGCGGGTGCCTCTTCTCTATTCTTTGTCTACTCTTTGGATTATGCTCGTACCCGTCTTGCAAATGATTCCAAGGCTGCAAAGAAGGGAGGAGAGAGGCAATTCAATGGCCTGGTTGATGTCTACAAAAAGACTCTCAAATCAGATGGCATTGCTGGCCTCTACCGCGGCTTCAACATTTCTTGTGTCGGAATCATTGTTTACCGTGGTCTTTACTTTGGAATGTATGATTCTTTGAAGCCTGTGATCCTCACTGGAAAGTTGCAG GATAGTTTCTTTGCTAGCTTTGGCCTTGGTTGGGTTATCACCAACGGCGCTGGACTTGCATCTTACCCAATTGACACTGTCCGTAGAAGGATGATGATGACATCTGGTGAAGCCGTCAAGTACAAGAGCTCGCTCGACGCTTTCTCTCAAATCCTTAAGAATGAGGGTGCGAGGTCTCTCTTCAAGGGTGCTGGTGCTAACATTCTTCGTGCAGTTGCTGGCGCGGGTGTGCTTGCAGGTTACGACAAGCTTCAGGTGCTAGTGTTCGGAAAGAAGTATGGTTCTGGTGGAGCTTAA